In Aquiflexum balticum DSM 16537, a single genomic region encodes these proteins:
- the ctlX gene encoding citrulline utilization hydrolase CtlX — MPTQTTSNILMVRPANFGFNPETAANNFYQQRDNRDPQEINKIAQQEFDGFVGLLEEKGVNVVVVEDTEEPKKTDAIFPNNWFSTHEDGKVILYPMFSPNRRQERRKDIIEILMKKGYKISDIIDLTFFENDEQYLEGTGSLILDRTNKVAYACRSQRTHPIPLAYFGRIMEYEIVDFDATQLINGKVSPIYHTNVMMHIGTEIAVVCLDSIPLASEKLKVQEYLEKTGKKMIPITAKQKFQFAGNMLEIKNKDGGKLTVMSETAYQSLGQVQVQTIQRYTDIVVPNIATIEKLGGGSARCMMAEIFLPSV; from the coding sequence ATGCCAACTCAGACTACTTCAAATATTTTAATGGTACGCCCGGCTAATTTCGGATTTAACCCTGAAACTGCTGCCAATAATTTTTATCAACAAAGAGACAACCGGGATCCACAGGAAATCAATAAAATTGCCCAGCAGGAATTTGATGGCTTTGTTGGTCTATTGGAGGAAAAAGGAGTCAATGTTGTTGTGGTGGAAGATACGGAGGAACCAAAAAAAACAGATGCTATTTTTCCTAACAACTGGTTCAGCACTCATGAAGATGGGAAAGTGATTCTTTATCCCATGTTTTCGCCAAATCGCAGGCAAGAAAGGAGGAAAGACATCATCGAGATTTTGATGAAAAAGGGTTATAAAATCAGTGATATTATTGATCTGACTTTTTTTGAAAATGATGAACAGTATTTGGAAGGTACGGGAAGCTTGATTTTGGACAGGACCAATAAAGTTGCCTATGCATGCCGCTCACAGAGAACCCATCCTATTCCATTGGCCTATTTTGGAAGAATAATGGAATATGAAATTGTAGATTTTGATGCAACACAGCTGATCAATGGTAAAGTTTCACCCATCTATCATACCAATGTAATGATGCATATCGGGACTGAAATAGCAGTAGTATGCCTGGATAGTATTCCACTTGCTTCTGAAAAACTGAAGGTTCAGGAATACCTGGAAAAAACCGGAAAAAAGATGATCCCCATCACAGCCAAGCAGAAATTCCAATTTGCAGGGAATATGCTGGAAATAAAAAACAAAGATGGAGGCAAGCTGACTGTCATGTCAGAAACTGCCTACCAATCACTCGGTCAAGTTCAGGTACAAACTATTCAGCGATATACTGATATCGTAGTTCCAAATATAGCTACAATCGAAAAGTTGGGCGGGGGAAGTGCAAGATGTATGATGGCTGAAATATTCCTGCCATCAGTGTAG
- a CDS encoding acyl-CoA thioesterase: MFQAETQIRVRYAETDQMAYVYYGNYAMYFEVARVEALRSAGFSYKQMEDDGVIMPVLELHTQFIKPGKYDELLTIKTLIPELPGIRIKFEYEVVNEKGDLLTKGWTTLTFLKKDNHRPCRPPQYLLDLLRPYFQ, from the coding sequence ATGTTCCAAGCTGAAACACAAATACGCGTAAGATATGCCGAGACAGACCAAATGGCCTATGTGTATTATGGCAATTATGCCATGTATTTTGAAGTAGCTCGGGTGGAAGCCTTAAGGTCAGCTGGCTTTTCGTATAAACAAATGGAGGATGACGGGGTAATCATGCCCGTACTTGAACTACATACTCAATTTATCAAACCGGGAAAATACGATGAATTGTTGACTATCAAGACTCTGATTCCTGAATTACCTGGAATACGGATAAAATTTGAATATGAGGTTGTTAATGAAAAAGGTGATTTGCTCACCAAAGGATGGACTACTTTAACCTTTTTGAAAAAAGACAACCACAGGCCCTGCAGACCTCCTCAATATTTATTAGATTTATTGCGACCATATTTTCAATAA
- a CDS encoding L-threonylcarbamoyladenylate synthase, translated as MSAELIKLYPENPDPRKIQKIVDVLRAGGIIIYPTDTVYGMGCDIHNLRAIERIALIKGIKVKKHNFSFICYDLSNISEYTRALSTPVFKIMKKTLPGPYTFILEANNNVPKILNSNKKTVGIRVPDHSIPRLLVRELGSPILTTSIKDEDDVIEYSTDPELIFEKYRDLVDIVIDGGYGNNVASTILDCTGDEIEIVREGLGPVDDIF; from the coding sequence ATGTCAGCGGAACTCATTAAACTATATCCTGAAAATCCTGACCCCAGAAAAATCCAAAAAATAGTGGATGTGCTCAGGGCCGGAGGGATAATTATATATCCGACAGATACAGTCTATGGTATGGGTTGCGATATACATAACCTCAGGGCCATAGAACGTATAGCACTTATCAAGGGGATCAAGGTCAAAAAGCATAATTTCTCCTTCATTTGCTACGATTTGAGTAATATCTCGGAGTATACCCGTGCCTTAAGTACTCCGGTTTTTAAAATAATGAAAAAAACCCTTCCCGGTCCTTACACCTTTATCCTGGAAGCAAACAACAACGTACCCAAAATACTCAATAGCAATAAAAAGACGGTTGGTATCCGTGTTCCTGACCATTCCATTCCCCGATTATTGGTAAGGGAATTAGGTTCTCCGATATTGACTACCTCCATCAAGGATGAAGATGATGTAATTGAATACAGTACAGACCCTGAACTGATTTTTGAAAAATACCGGGATTTGGTGGATATAGTGATTGATGGTGGCTACGGCAATAACGTGGCTTCTACGATCCTTGATTGTACCGGCGATGAAATAGAAATCGTTAGAGAAGGCTTGGGTCCTGTAGATGATATCTTTTAG
- a CDS encoding ATP-dependent Clp protease ATP-binding subunit, which produces MEAKFSNRVKEVISLSREEALRLGHDYIGTEHLLLGMIREGEGVAVSILKKLGVPLDELRNSIERAVKGTATHNVKNLANIPLTRQSEKVLKITYLEAKIFKSQLIGTEHLLLSILRDEDNIATQILNKFDTNYDSVKEMLEFQTDSGPRSKAEADDPDDDGSKLFGSSSGSSSSTSKSTGEKSRTPVLDNFGRDLTKMAEDDKLDPIIGREKEIERVAQILSRRKKNNPILIGEPGVGKTAIAEGLALRIVQKKVSRVLFNKRVVTLDLASLVAGTKYRGQFEERMKAVMNELEKSPNVILFIDELHTIVGAGGASGSLDASNMFKPALARGEIQCIGATTLDEYRQYIEKDGALARRFQMVMVDATSPEETIQILENIKDKYEDHHNVVYTKEAIEACVKLSDRYISDRFLPDKAIDILDEAGARVHINNIHVPEEILKLEEEVEHIKIEKNRVVKSQKYEEAAQLRDKEKKLLEQLENAKIKWEEDSKTKRYTVEEDNVAEVIAMMTGIPTKRIAQNEGVKLLNMGEELQAKVIGQEQAIKKLTKAIQRTRVGLKDPKKPIGSFIFLGPTGVGKTELAKMLATYLFDKDDALIRIDMSEYMEKFSVSRLVGAPPGYVGYEEGGQLTEKVRRKPYSVVLLDEIEKAHPDVFNILLQVLDDGILTDGLGRRVDFRNTIIIMTSNIGVRDLKDFGAGIGFSPKAKQQSMDEVMKSTIQSALKKAFSPEFLNRLDDVVVFNSLDKSHIHKIIEISLGKLFSRITDLGYQIELTDKAKDFLSEKGYDQQYGARPLNRAIQKYLEDALAEEILKGELSEGDVIIADYLGEGEELTITVNKKEKAE; this is translated from the coding sequence ATGGAAGCAAAATTTTCAAACAGAGTCAAAGAGGTGATCTCCCTGAGCAGAGAAGAAGCGCTGCGTTTGGGACACGATTACATTGGTACGGAACACCTCTTGTTGGGCATGATAAGAGAAGGAGAAGGAGTGGCTGTTTCCATATTGAAAAAATTAGGAGTCCCCTTGGATGAGCTCCGCAATTCAATAGAGCGTGCCGTCAAAGGGACAGCAACCCACAATGTAAAAAATCTTGCTAACATCCCCTTGACCAGGCAATCTGAAAAGGTTTTGAAAATCACCTATTTGGAAGCTAAAATTTTTAAAAGTCAATTAATCGGAACTGAACACTTGCTTCTATCCATTTTAAGGGATGAGGACAATATTGCGACTCAGATTTTGAATAAATTTGATACCAACTATGATTCTGTTAAAGAAATGTTGGAGTTTCAGACCGATTCAGGACCAAGGTCAAAAGCTGAGGCTGATGATCCGGATGATGATGGCTCCAAGCTTTTTGGTTCCTCTTCAGGTAGTTCATCCAGTACTTCAAAAAGTACAGGTGAAAAATCAAGAACCCCTGTTTTGGATAATTTTGGCCGTGACCTGACCAAAATGGCTGAAGATGATAAATTGGACCCCATAATTGGAAGGGAAAAGGAAATTGAAAGAGTTGCCCAGATTCTTTCCCGTAGAAAGAAAAACAATCCAATTCTTATAGGTGAACCAGGTGTAGGGAAAACAGCTATTGCAGAGGGTTTGGCATTGAGAATTGTTCAGAAAAAAGTCTCTAGGGTACTTTTTAACAAGCGTGTGGTCACTTTGGACTTGGCTTCCTTGGTCGCCGGTACCAAATATAGAGGACAGTTTGAAGAAAGGATGAAGGCAGTCATGAACGAATTGGAGAAATCTCCAAACGTCATACTCTTTATAGATGAGTTGCATACTATTGTCGGTGCCGGTGGTGCCAGCGGATCTCTAGATGCTTCCAATATGTTCAAACCGGCCTTGGCCAGGGGGGAAATCCAATGTATTGGAGCTACTACACTGGATGAGTACAGACAGTATATCGAAAAAGACGGTGCTTTGGCGCGAAGATTCCAGATGGTCATGGTCGATGCCACCTCTCCCGAAGAAACGATTCAGATCCTGGAAAACATCAAAGACAAGTATGAAGATCACCATAATGTGGTTTACACCAAAGAAGCTATTGAAGCTTGTGTGAAATTATCAGACAGGTATATTTCAGATAGGTTTCTTCCTGATAAAGCCATAGATATTTTGGATGAAGCGGGAGCGAGGGTGCATATCAATAATATTCATGTTCCCGAGGAAATCCTAAAATTAGAGGAAGAGGTTGAGCATATCAAGATTGAGAAAAACAGGGTAGTAAAGAGTCAGAAATACGAAGAGGCTGCTCAGTTGAGAGACAAGGAGAAAAAACTGCTCGAACAACTTGAAAATGCCAAGATCAAGTGGGAAGAAGACAGTAAAACCAAAAGGTATACTGTAGAAGAAGATAATGTGGCTGAAGTGATTGCCATGATGACCGGAATTCCTACAAAAAGAATTGCTCAAAATGAAGGTGTCAAACTTTTGAATATGGGCGAGGAACTTCAGGCTAAAGTCATCGGTCAGGAACAGGCAATTAAAAAACTGACCAAAGCGATCCAAAGAACCCGTGTTGGTCTTAAAGATCCCAAAAAACCCATCGGTTCATTTATTTTCTTGGGACCAACGGGGGTTGGTAAGACTGAGTTGGCAAAAATGCTGGCAACTTATCTGTTCGATAAGGATGATGCTCTTATAAGAATTGATATGTCCGAGTATATGGAGAAATTCAGCGTCTCCCGTCTCGTTGGAGCACCTCCGGGATATGTCGGTTATGAAGAGGGTGGTCAGTTGACTGAGAAAGTCAGAAGAAAACCTTATTCAGTGGTATTATTGGATGAAATTGAAAAGGCGCATCCAGATGTATTCAATATCCTGCTTCAGGTATTGGATGATGGAATATTGACTGATGGATTGGGAAGGAGAGTGGATTTCAGGAACACCATTATTATCATGACTTCCAATATTGGGGTCAGAGATCTGAAGGATTTCGGAGCAGGAATAGGTTTCTCCCCCAAAGCCAAGCAGCAAAGCATGGATGAAGTGATGAAATCCACCATTCAAAGTGCGTTGAAAAAAGCCTTTAGTCCAGAGTTCCTAAACAGGCTGGATGATGTGGTTGTCTTCAATTCTCTGGATAAATCCCATATTCACAAAATCATTGAAATTAGTCTGGGCAAGTTGTTCAGTAGAATAACCGACTTGGGTTATCAAATTGAACTTACTGATAAAGCTAAAGATTTCCTTTCTGAAAAAGGATATGACCAACAATATGGCGCAAGGCCATTGAACAGGGCCATACAGAAGTATCTTGAGGATGCTTTGGCAGAGGAAATCCTTAAAGGTGAACTTTCAGAAGGAGATGTAATTATCGCTGATTATTTGGGAGAAGGTGAAGAACTTACCATCACCGTAAATAAGAAAGAAAAAGCAGAGTAA
- a CDS encoding WbqC family protein translates to MPIITDLFYLPPIEYFVSILGHKEIIVDGTENYQKQTYRNRARILLTNKVEILSIPVFGGSKERAYKEIKIDYGQKWKNVHLRGIQSAYGKAPFFEFFFPYLEEIYNKNLTFLFDHNFELLTVCLKLLQLDTKVSIGFGQGNISDYVDKRGTINTKEEFTARSIMTGYEYSQMFGVNFVPNLSVLDLLFCQGTESKEILVRSKKND, encoded by the coding sequence ATGCCCATAATTACAGATCTGTTTTATCTCCCTCCAATTGAATATTTTGTGTCTATTCTTGGGCACAAGGAAATTATTGTTGATGGAACGGAGAATTATCAAAAGCAAACATACAGGAATAGGGCACGGATTTTATTGACTAATAAAGTAGAGATACTTTCCATTCCGGTTTTTGGGGGGAGCAAAGAGAGGGCCTACAAAGAAATAAAAATAGATTATGGTCAAAAATGGAAGAATGTTCATTTAAGGGGTATTCAGAGTGCTTATGGAAAAGCACCCTTTTTTGAGTTTTTTTTTCCATACTTGGAAGAAATCTATAATAAAAACCTGACTTTTTTGTTTGACCATAACTTTGAGTTACTGACAGTTTGTCTGAAACTCTTACAGTTGGATACCAAAGTGTCTATTGGATTTGGTCAAGGTAATATTTCAGATTATGTAGATAAAAGAGGTACAATCAATACAAAAGAGGAATTTACTGCGAGAAGCATCATGACAGGATATGAATACAGTCAAATGTTTGGCGTAAACTTTGTACCCAACCTTAGCGTTCTGGATTTGTTGTTTTGTCAAGGAACTGAGTCCAAAGAGATTCTGGTCCGATCAAAAAAAAATGATTGA
- a CDS encoding SulP family inorganic anion transporter translates to MDSNKRIFSHFGSDLPSGLVVFLVALPLCLGIALSSGAPLFSGIIAGVVGGIVIGSLSGSHTAVSGPAAGLTVIVLNAISDLGAFDIFLTAVVLAGIIQIILGWLKAGVIGYYFPTAVIKGMLAGIGVILIIKQIPYAFGVNEDANLEKYIPFVNDWSAVMDLGNLSKEFEFGAIIITLVSLGILMLWDRPMIKKQKFIKFIPGPLVVVIVGVLINKFFKFFVPNLYIDASGKVVLPEIESFGNLIGQLTFPKFSALDNPDVWLVAITIAIIASLETLLSLEAGDKLDPHKRVSPPNRELFAQGIGNVINGLIGGLPVTAVIVRTSANITSGARTKSSAVFHGILLFASVLLIPGLLNLIPLASLAAILLLIGYKLAKFSLFKSQAKLGMDQFLPFVTTILGIVIFDLLIGIGIGMGVAIVYILMRNFQNSHFLENKPEKDPNTIHIVLSEEVSFLNKGALIQALDDIPPGKHVIIDGSNSKVIDYDVLEVIANFKIAAKEKDIEVDTIKIKSVTSGNLH, encoded by the coding sequence ATGGATAGTAATAAAAGAATTTTTTCCCACTTTGGCAGCGATTTACCTTCTGGATTGGTAGTGTTTTTGGTAGCGCTTCCTCTATGTTTGGGAATTGCTTTATCCTCAGGCGCACCGTTATTTTCGGGGATAATCGCTGGTGTGGTGGGTGGAATCGTGATTGGTTCTCTTTCAGGCTCTCATACTGCAGTATCCGGACCTGCTGCCGGTTTGACCGTTATTGTACTGAATGCCATTTCGGACCTTGGGGCTTTTGATATTTTTCTGACAGCCGTTGTATTGGCAGGGATTATTCAGATAATTCTGGGATGGTTAAAGGCGGGTGTCATTGGTTATTATTTTCCTACGGCTGTGATCAAAGGAATGCTTGCCGGAATAGGTGTAATTCTAATCATCAAACAGATACCCTATGCCTTTGGTGTAAATGAAGATGCCAACCTTGAAAAATACATTCCCTTTGTAAATGACTGGAGTGCGGTAATGGATTTGGGAAACCTTTCCAAGGAATTCGAATTCGGTGCCATCATCATTACTTTGGTCTCTTTGGGCATCTTGATGTTGTGGGATCGCCCAATGATTAAAAAACAAAAATTCATAAAATTCATCCCGGGACCATTGGTAGTGGTAATCGTTGGAGTTTTGATCAACAAATTTTTTAAATTCTTTGTACCAAACCTTTACATTGATGCATCCGGAAAAGTAGTATTGCCGGAAATAGAGTCTTTCGGAAATCTTATCGGTCAGTTGACTTTCCCAAAATTTTCTGCTTTAGACAACCCCGATGTTTGGCTAGTGGCCATTACCATTGCCATCATAGCAAGTTTGGAAACACTGCTAAGCCTTGAAGCAGGAGATAAATTGGATCCTCATAAGCGGGTATCCCCTCCGAACAGGGAACTCTTTGCTCAGGGAATAGGAAACGTCATCAATGGTTTGATTGGTGGCTTACCGGTAACCGCCGTTATTGTCCGGACTTCTGCAAATATCACTTCAGGTGCCAGAACCAAAAGTTCAGCAGTTTTCCATGGCATTTTATTATTTGCCAGTGTTCTGCTGATTCCGGGCTTGCTTAATCTTATTCCATTAGCGTCCCTCGCAGCAATACTACTTTTGATAGGATATAAATTGGCCAAATTCTCCTTGTTCAAATCCCAAGCAAAATTGGGCATGGATCAGTTTTTACCATTTGTTACCACAATATTGGGAATTGTGATATTTGACCTTTTAATAGGAATTGGAATTGGAATGGGAGTTGCCATCGTTTATATTTTGATGAGAAATTTTCAGAACTCGCACTTCCTTGAAAATAAACCTGAAAAAGACCCCAACACCATACATATTGTCCTTTCAGAAGAAGTGAGTTTCTTAAACAAAGGGGCTTTAATTCAGGCTTTGGATGATATTCCCCCAGGCAAGCATGTGATCATTGATGGATCTAATTCAAAAGTGATTGACTACGATGTGCTCGAAGTGATCGCCAATTTCAAAATTGCTGCCAAAGAAAAAGACATAGAAGTGGATACCATAAAAATCAAATCTGTCACATCGGGCAACCTACACTGA
- a CDS encoding (deoxy)nucleoside triphosphate pyrophosphohydrolase has product MTKLIRVSCAIILDSGKVLCAQRSENMDLPLKWELPGGKIEENESAAECLKREIFEELNIEIQIIRSFESNIHQYSPLKKIELIPFLCSFINSGITLKEHKDFCWKEIVKLAEMDWAEADIPIIRDFVQWYSLNRTQTHSI; this is encoded by the coding sequence ATGACAAAACTAATCAGAGTATCCTGCGCAATTATTTTGGATTCAGGCAAAGTCCTATGTGCTCAAAGGAGTGAAAATATGGATTTGCCTTTGAAATGGGAGTTGCCCGGTGGCAAAATCGAAGAAAACGAGTCTGCAGCTGAGTGCCTGAAAAGAGAAATATTTGAAGAGCTGAATATAGAAATTCAGATCATCAGATCATTTGAAAGCAATATACATCAATACAGTCCTTTAAAGAAAATTGAACTTATTCCCTTTCTTTGTAGCTTTATTAACAGTGGAATAACCTTAAAGGAACATAAAGACTTCTGTTGGAAAGAAATTGTTAAGCTAGCCGAAATGGACTGGGCAGAAGCTGATATACCTATAATCAGGGATTTTGTTCAATGGTATTCTCTAAACAGAACCCAAACCCACTCCATATAA
- the mltG gene encoding endolytic transglycosylase MltG, which yields MLEDKKTKIYLIFIITFSVLLSTLSFYFYQAFYSPNALIDKEEPYILKIPSNATFQMVVDSLYGKGVINDLISFSFVSKALNYQESVKSGLYTIPPKTNNLNLVRLLRSGNQTPVRITFNNVRTKEDLAEKITRNLEISPDPFLDLLMDSINIRKFGFEEETIMAMFIPNTYEVWWNISAENLFDRMYKEYGNFWTEARKEKARLIGLSPHEVSTLASIVQAETVKADEQPKVAGVYMNRLRIKMPLQADPTLVFAAGDFSIKRVLNIHKEIESPYNTYKYAGLPPGPINLPEISALEAVLNFEDHRYLYFCAKDDFSGYHAFATNLNQHMINARKYQAALNKAKIY from the coding sequence ATGCTCGAAGACAAGAAAACAAAAATATATCTTATTTTCATTATCACCTTTTCAGTGCTATTAAGTACCCTTTCTTTTTATTTTTATCAGGCATTTTACAGTCCAAATGCACTGATAGATAAAGAAGAACCCTATATATTGAAAATCCCGAGTAATGCCACTTTTCAAATGGTGGTGGATAGCCTTTATGGAAAGGGCGTGATCAACGACCTGATATCCTTCAGCTTTGTTTCCAAAGCATTGAATTACCAAGAATCGGTAAAATCCGGTTTATATACCATCCCTCCAAAAACAAACAACCTTAATTTGGTAAGACTTCTCCGTTCAGGCAATCAGACACCTGTTCGGATTACGTTCAATAATGTCAGGACCAAGGAGGATTTGGCGGAAAAAATAACCCGAAACCTTGAAATATCTCCCGATCCGTTTTTGGATTTGCTTATGGATTCCATCAATATTAGGAAATTTGGATTTGAGGAGGAGACAATCATGGCGATGTTTATCCCCAACACTTATGAGGTGTGGTGGAATATCAGTGCGGAAAATCTTTTTGACAGAATGTACAAGGAATACGGAAATTTCTGGACAGAAGCCAGGAAGGAAAAAGCCAGGCTAATAGGTTTGAGCCCACACGAAGTCTCTACTTTGGCCTCCATTGTACAGGCCGAAACAGTAAAGGCTGACGAGCAACCCAAAGTTGCCGGAGTCTACATGAACCGACTACGTATCAAAATGCCCTTGCAGGCAGATCCCACGCTGGTTTTTGCAGCAGGTGATTTCAGTATTAAAAGGGTGCTGAATATCCATAAAGAAATTGAAAGTCCTTACAATACATATAAGTATGCAGGACTTCCTCCCGGCCCCATCAATCTTCCGGAGATATCCGCGTTGGAAGCCGTTCTGAATTTTGAAGATCACCGCTATCTTTACTTTTGTGCCAAGGATGATTTTTCGGGTTATCATGCTTTTGCCACCAATCTCAACCAACATATGATCAATGCCAGAAAATACCAAGCTGCATTGAACAAAGCCAAAATATATTGA
- a CDS encoding YihY/virulence factor BrkB family protein — translation MKKRLRLFSIKFTRKAKVLRKFHFGNPDQNLYDVGKIFMEQMRKDEITERAGAMAFSFTVAMFPLLLFLLNMIPYIGIFFKNVTTQNILLFVAEIIPETIYQEAETTIMDIVSKPRQSLLSIGFFLALFLATNGVVSMMNAFNAVYRTKENRNFWKTRVIAISIVFVLVLAICGAVVIMIFGGSVLYKISEWEIVSSNLYYYMLTFFRFLVLLSVFLFATAYIFRFAPAVHDKWKFFSAGSLTAGVLITLGFYLFTFYLNNFATYNKLYGSIGAMIAVMLWLFITSLIILVCFEINVSLDKAAERKSVSQDLSLDE, via the coding sequence GTGAAAAAAAGGCTTCGTTTATTTTCCATTAAGTTTACCCGTAAAGCAAAAGTTTTGAGGAAATTCCACTTTGGAAATCCAGATCAGAATCTCTATGATGTAGGTAAGATTTTTATGGAACAAATGAGAAAGGATGAAATTACTGAAAGGGCAGGTGCTATGGCTTTCAGTTTTACCGTGGCCATGTTTCCATTATTGCTCTTTCTATTGAACATGATTCCTTACATAGGTATTTTTTTTAAAAATGTCACCACACAGAATATTTTACTTTTTGTGGCCGAAATCATACCCGAAACCATTTATCAGGAAGCTGAGACAACAATCATGGATATCGTAAGTAAACCAAGGCAGAGTTTATTGTCCATCGGTTTTTTCCTTGCTCTTTTTCTGGCAACAAACGGAGTGGTATCCATGATGAATGCCTTTAATGCAGTATATAGAACCAAGGAGAACCGGAATTTTTGGAAAACCCGCGTAATTGCAATCAGTATTGTTTTCGTTTTGGTACTGGCAATTTGTGGTGCGGTGGTGATTATGATTTTTGGAGGTAGTGTATTGTACAAAATTTCAGAATGGGAAATAGTGTCGAGTAATTTGTACTACTATATGCTGACTTTTTTCAGATTCCTGGTCTTACTTTCTGTTTTCCTCTTTGCTACGGCTTATATCTTCAGGTTTGCTCCTGCAGTGCATGATAAATGGAAGTTTTTTTCCGCAGGATCACTGACTGCAGGGGTTCTGATCACTTTGGGATTTTATCTCTTCACCTTTTACCTGAACAACTTTGCCACTTATAATAAATTATATGGTTCAATTGGAGCCATGATCGCAGTGATGTTGTGGTTATTTATCACCTCACTGATTATATTGGTATGTTTTGAGATCAATGTCAGCTTGGATAAAGCAGCCGAAAGAAAATCAGTATCACAAGATCTATCATTGGATGAGTAA